ATTATATGCCGACCCGACATTGACAACTATAAAGTCGACGCTAAGAGTTTTGGAATTTTCTCCCTTTCCAAAGGTCGTGTGGAGGGGGATGTATCCTAGTGGCTTTATTGGCATGTCTCCTAGTCCATACAGGGTGTTCGGGTAAGCTTTCAACTCCCTTTCATCCAACCCTAGTTTGTTGAATGCAGGCTTGAAGAGGATGTCAGCCGAGCTCCCTTGGTCCACCAAGGTTCTGTGGAGATTGGCATTTACCAGGATCATGGTTATCACCACCGGGTCGTCATGCCCGGGAATGATCCCTTGCCCATCCTCCTTGGTGAATGAGATGGTTGGGAGATCGGGAGTCTCGTTCCTGACTTGGTAGACCCGCtttagatgtcttttgcgagatgactTGGTAAGCCCTCCTCCTCCAAATCCTCCTGCGATCATGTGTACATGTCTTTCTGGGGTCTGTGGTGGTGGGTCTCTTCGATCACtgtcatctcgctttctctttccatgactATCCGACCTTTTTgcgagatatctatcaagccgaccttctctgaACAGCTTTTCTATTAcgtttttgaggtcgtaacagtcatTTGTAGGATGGCCATACATCTTGTGGTATTCGCAGTAGTCGCTACCACTCCCCCTCCCTTTTTGTTCTTGATGGGCCTAGGGGGTGGAAGCCTTTCAGTGTGGCAAATTTCCCTATACACATCGATTAGGA
The genomic region above belongs to Arachis stenosperma cultivar V10309 chromosome 5, arast.V10309.gnm1.PFL2, whole genome shotgun sequence and contains:
- the LOC130981234 gene encoding uncharacterized protein LOC130981234, yielding MYGHPTNDCYDLKNVIEKLFREGRLDRYLAKRSDSHGKRKRDDSDRRDPPPQTPERHVHMIAGGFGGGGLTKSSRKRHLKRVYQVRNETPDLPTISFTKEDGQGIIPGHDDPVVITMILVNANLHRTLVDQGSSADILFKPAFNKLGLDERELKAYPNTLYGLGDMPIKPLGYIPLHTTFGKGENSKTLSVDFIVVNVGSAYNALIGRTTLNRLGAVVSTPHLCMKFPTPKRIATVRGDQKLARKCYNESLNL